The Mercurialis annua linkage group LG2, ddMerAnnu1.2, whole genome shotgun sequence genome contains a region encoding:
- the LOC126669821 gene encoding DNA topoisomerase 1 alpha-like — MTMAAPASAKTKAYDYDDDDEDDMPLVFKRSSHSTSKQNQSSTADVKKPLSSSQSSNGQSSNAQKGKTAVPSSKGPPVKSPIGSPKASTSSAKVSPLRSPVANSKGSGSVDERSKQISKQNAAPLRSPVANSKGSGSVDERSKQTSKQNAAPLRSPVANSKGSGSVDERSKQISKQNVTPLRSPVANSKGSSSVDERPKQISKQNASNSVKEEVNSVKREPELNSVKHGIEPRPIKPETETKNDDDDSEDDMPLSARKTGNSSTADKGINSNNGNKVVTAPSPVKDEESDDEDDKVPLSSRFPMKSSAGTSGIKSNNISEKKPLASKFQQNGSTSKDKQQKEPLGSTKRPADKANLPDNSSAKRPKLSDASTIAKVKQVTVKADSKEDEDDIPIAQRKKNLGISENKLSSAKKKTAVFASSSKKMNKNKKQMKNTKYSKSTKLNPSSSDGQKKWTTLEHNGVIFPPPYKPHGIKILYKGKPVVLTPEQEEVATMFAVMKETDYMQKPQFLENFWTDWRKILGKNHVIQNLQDCDFTPIYEWHEREKEKKKQMSSEEKKELKEEKMKQEEKYMWAVVDGVKEKVGNFRVEPPGLFRGRGEHPKMGKLKRRIQPSDITINIGKASPIPECPIPGESWKEVKHDNTVTWLAFWNDPINQKEFKYVFLAASSSLKGQSDKEKYEKARKLKDYIHNIRAAYQKDFRSKDPTKKQIAVATYLIDKLALRAGNEKDDDEADTVGCCTLKVANVECISGSHNLKFDFLGKDSIRYENTVEVKPEVYDAIGTFQKGKKQTDDLFDKLDTTKLNAHLKELMPGLTAKVFRTYNASITLDEKLYEDTEDGDVAENVVIYQKANKEVAIICNHQRTISKTHGAQMSKLIEKIDELKDIVKDLKTDLDRAKKGRAPLKDTDGKRKRVLTPEAIEKKIASTNQRIDKMELAMKTKEDLKTVALGTSKINYLDPRITVAWCKRHDVPIEKIFNKSLLAKFTWAMDVDPQFRF, encoded by the exons ATGACAATGGCTGCTCCAGCATCTGCGAAGACGAAAGCGTATGATTATGATGATGACGACGAGGATGACATGCCCTTGGTTTTTAAAAGGAGCAGTCACTCAACATCTAAGCAGAATCAATCGAGCACAGCAGATGTGAAGAAACCATTATCGTCGTCTCAGAGCTCTAATGGTCAAAGCTCGAATGCCCAGAAAGGTAAAACCGCTGTTCCATCTTCGAAGGGACCGCCGGTGAAATCTCCAATAGGGAGCCCTAAAGCGTCGACTTCATCTGCCAAGGTATCTCCATTGAGGTCGCCAGTGGCGAATTCAAAAGGATCGGGTTCTGTGGATGAACGTTCAAAACAAATATCTAAACAAAATGCAGCTCCATTGAGGTCACCAGTGGCAAATTCAAAAGGATCGGGTTCTGTGGATGAACGTTCAAAACAAACATCTAAACAGAATGCAGCTCCATTGAGGTCACCAGTGGCAAATTCAAAAGGATCGGGTTCTGTGGATGAACGTTCAAAGCAAATATCTAAACAGAATGTAACTCCTTTGAGGTCACCAGTGGCAAATTCAAAAGGATCAAGTTCTGTGGATGAACGACCAAAACAAATATCTAAGCAGAATGCGTCTAATAGTGTGAAGGAAGAAGTCAATTCTGTTAAACGCGAACCAGAACTCAATTCTGTAAAACATGGAATTGAACCCCGCCCTATAAAACCTGAAACAGAAACGaagaatgatgatgatgattctGAGGATGATATGCCATTGAGTGCTAGAAAAACGGGAAACTCAAGTACTGCTGATAAAGGGATCAACTCTAACAATGGCAACAAGGTGGTTACTGCACCTAGTCCTGTCAAAGATGAAGAGTCAGATGATGAAGATGATAAAGTCCCCTTATCGTCACGATTCCCTATGAAGTCAAGTGCAGGGACATCGGGTATCAAGTCTAACAACATCAGTGAAAAGAAACCTCTGGCTTCAAAATTTCAACAGAATGGTTCTACCTCGAAGGACAAGCAACAGAAAGAACCGCTAGGGTCAACTAAGAGACCTGCGGATAAAGCTAATTTACCAGATAATTCTTCTGCTAAAAGGCCTAAGCTTTCTGATGCATCCACAATAGCAAAAGTTAAGCAAGTAACTGTGAAGGCAGACAGCAAGGAAGATGAAGATGACATTCCAATTGCTCAAAGAAAGAAGAATTTAGGCATTTCTGAGAATAAATTATCATCTGCTAAGAAAAAAACCGCAGTTTTTGCTTCATCgtctaaaaagatgaataagaacaagaaacaaatgaaaaatacaaaatactcTAAATCGACAAAACTGAATCCTAGCTCCTCCGATGGGCAGAAGAAATGGACAACCTTGGAGCACAATGGTGTAATTTTTCCACCTCCTTATAAGCCTCATGGAATTAAGATTCTGTACAAGGGGAAGCCAGTTGTTTTGACTCCTGAACAAGAGGAG GTTGCAACAATGTTTGCCGTGATGAAAGAAACAGATTACATGCAAAAACCACAGTTTCTCGAGAATTTCTGGACTGACTGGCGGAAAATACTGGGAAAGAACCATGTAATACAGAATCTGCAGGACTGCGATTTCACCCCAATATATGAATGGCATGAACgggagaaggagaagaagaaacAAATGAGTTCAGAA GAGAAGAAGGAATTGAAAGAAGAGAAAATGAAACAAGAGGAGAAGTACATGTGGGCTGTTGTTGATGGTGTGAAGGAGAAG GTTGGAAATTTCAGAGTTGAACCGCCTGGGCTATTTCGAGGGCGGGGAGAACATCCTAAG ATGGGGAAGCTGAAAAGGCGCATCCAGCCTAGTGACATTACAATCAATATTGGAAAAGCTTCCCCAATTCCTGAATGTCCTATTCCCGGTGAAAG CTGGAAAGAAGTAAAGCATGATAACACTGTTACATGGCTAGCTTTCTGGAATGATCCAATCAATCAAAAAGAATTCAAATATGTTTTCTTGGCAGCTAGCAGTTCCTTGAAGGGGCAAAGTGATAAGGAGAAATATGAAAAAGCAAGAAAGCTGAAG GATTACATACACAACATCCGAGCAGCTTACCAAAAGGATTTCAGGAGTAAAGATCCTACAAAGAAGCAAATAGCAGTTGCTACCTATCTTATTGATAAGCTAGCTCTTAGGGCGGGTAATGAGAAG GATGATGATGAAGCGGATACTGTTGGTTGTTGTACACTTAAAGTAGCAAATGTAGAGTGTATTTCTGGAAGCCATAATTTAAAG TTTGACTTCCTTGGTAAAGATTCTATTCGATATGAAAACACAGTTGAGGTTAAACCTGAGGTGTATGATGCAATTGGAACCTTTCAAAAGG GTAAAAAGCAAACTGATGATCTTTTTGACAAGTTGGATACAACTAAACTGAATGCGCACTTAAAGGAACTCATGCCTGGTCTTACGGCAAAAGTTTTCCGTACATACAATGCGTCAATTACTTTAGATGAAAAG TTATATGAAGACACCGAGGATGGTGATGTTGCAGAAAATGTTGTCATTTATCAAAAAGCGAACAAGGAG GTTGCAATCATCTGTAATCATCAGCGTACTATCTCAAAAACTCATGGTGCACAAATGTCGAAGTTGATTGAGAAAATTGACGAGCTTAAG GACATTGTGAAAGATCTAAAAACTGACTTGGACAGGGCAAAGAAGGGGAGGGCCCCATTAAAGGACACAGACGGAAAGCGAAAGAGGGTCTTGACTCCCGAAGC CATAGAGAAGAAGATAGCATCAACTAATCAAAGAATTGATAAAATGGAACTGGCTATGAAGACCAAGGAGGATCTTAAAACTGTGGCATTAGGCACATCAAAAATCAATTACCTCGATCCCAGGATCACAGTCGCATGGTGCAAGCGACATGATGTTCCGATTGAAAAG ATTTTCAACAAATCTCTTCTAGCGAAGTTCACTTGGGCAATGGATGTGGATCCTCAATTCAGATTCTGA
- the LOC126669823 gene encoding pentatricopeptide repeat-containing protein At5g50280, chloroplastic, whose product MDALKHQALSSSLFSLYLSSLNPTNTKPKLFITSFKPSFSLFTSHSTPISDSSPSIFLPFLEEEDEQEHQEEEEEDEFNCSSTDPIVKFFKSRTSTAQEDPPHEGKFTLQTNRRTQWRLAPEFQSDDGPESEIEFDNTFIENQQPGSSNYESYPLIVREILSLARDLPENTTLGEQLGGFSGRISVAECVQVLELMGEEGLISCCLYFFEWMRLQEPSLVTSRACTVLFPVLGKAGMGDELMVLFENLPKSKEFRDVHVFNASLSGLLCCRRYDDALKVYETMEANNVSPDHVTCSIMITAMRKNGGSAKEAWDFFERMNRKGVKWSQEVLGALVKSFCDEGLRNEALVIQVEMARKGVFSNTIVYNTLMDAYNKSNQIEEVEGIFSEMKTKGLKPTSASFNILMDAYSRRMQPEIVEKLLVEMQDAGLQPDAKSYTCLISAYGRQKKMSDMAADAFLRMKKVGIKPTSHSYTALIHAYSVSGWHEKAYNAFEHMQKEGIKPSVETYTALLDAFRRSGDTQTLMKIWKLMMSEKVEGTRVTFNILVDGFAKQGHYVEARDVISEFGKLGLHPTAMTYNMLMNAYARGGQHSRLPQLMKEMENLNLKADSITYLTMIYAYIRVRDFRRAFFYHKMMVKSGQVPDAKSYEKLRAILEAKAKIKNRKDRSAILGIVNSQMGLLKVKKKGEKDEFWKNKKKHKIPREP is encoded by the exons ATGGATGCACTAAAACATCAAGCTTTATCTTCTTCTCTATTCTCACTATATCTCTCTTCTCTAAACCCTACCAATACAAAACCTAAACTCTTCATCACCTCTTTTAAACCGTCATTTTCTCTCTTCACTTCTCATTCAACTCCCATTTCCGACTCCTCTCCCTCCATTTTTCTTCCATTCTTAGAAGAAGAAGACGAACAAGAACACCAAGAGGAGGAAGAAGAGGACGAATTTAACTGTTCCTCCACAGACCCAATTGTTAAATTCTTCAAATCCCGCACTTCCACCGCTCAAGAAGACCCGCCTCACGAAGGCAAATTCACTCTCCAAACCAACCGCCGTACTCAGTGGCGTCTGGCGCCCGAGTTTCAATCTGATGACGGACCCGAATCTGAAATTGAATTTGACAATACTTTTATCGAAAACCAACAACCGGGTTCTTCAAATTACGAGTCGTATCCTTTAATTGTGAGGGAAATTTTGAGTCTTGCGAGGGATTTACCGGAGAACACTACGTTAGGAGAGCAATTGGGTGGGTTTTCGGGGAGGATTAGTGTGGCGGAGTGTGTGCAGGTGTTAGAGTTGATGGGTGAAGAGGGTTTGATTAGTTgctgtttatatttttttgagtggATGCGGTTGCAAGAGCCGTCTCTTGTTACTTCTCGTGCTTGTACTGTGCTTTTTCCCGTGTTGGGGAAGGCTGGAATGGGTGATGAATTAATGGTTTTGTTTGAGAATTTGCCTAAGAGTAAGGAGTTTAGAGATGTTCATGTTTTTAATGCTTCTCTTTCTGGCCTTCTTTGCTGTCGGAG GTATGATGATGCACTTAAGGTGTATGAGACCATGGAAGCGAATAATGTTTCTCCGGATCATGTGACATGCTCTATAATGATTACGGCCATGAGAAAGAATGGTGGTAGTGCGAAAGAGGCTTGGGATTTCTTTGAGAGAATGAATAGGAAAGGAGTTAAATGGAGTCAAGAAGTTTTGGGGGCTCTTGTAAAGTCGTTTTGTGACGAGGGGTTGAGGAATGAAGCCTTAGTTATTCAAGTAGAAATGGCAAGGAAAGGGGTCTTTTCGAATACCATTGTTTATAATACATTAATGGATGCTTATAATAAATCCAACCAAATTGAAGAAGTTGAAGGCATCTTCTCGGAGATGAAGACGAAAGGTCTTAAGCCTACATCGGCTTCTTTTAACATTCTCATGGATGCCTACAGCAGAAGAATGCAGCCTGAGATAGTTGAAAAATTGCTCGTGGAGATGCAGGATGCCGGTTTACAGCCTGACGCGAAATCATATACTTGTCTAATAAGTGCATATGGGAGACAGAAGAAGATGAGTGACATGGCTGCAGATGCATTCTTGAGAATGAAGAAAGTTGGTATAAAACCTACTTCGCATTCGTACACAGCTCTTATCCATGCTTACTCAGTCAGCGGTTGGCATGAGAAAGCTTACAACGCGTTCGAGCATATGCAAAAGGAAGGAATCAAACCTTCCGTAGAAACCTACACGGCTCTGCTTGATGCATTTAGGCGTTCCGGAGACACCCAAACACTAATGAAAATTTGGAAATTGATGATGAGCGAAAAAGTTGAGGGCACAAGGGTGACATTCAACATTCTTGTTGATGGATTCGCTAAACAAGGTCATTATGTGGAAGCAAGGGATGTGATATCTGAGTTTGGGAAGTTAGGGTTGCATCCAACTGCAATGACATATAACATGCTGATGAATGCTTACGCAAGGGGAGGACAACACTCAAGGCTGCCACAACTAATGAAAGAAATGGAAAATCTCAATCTAAAAGCTGACTCGATAACTTACTTGACTATGATCTATGCATATATCCGTGTTCGTGATTTCAGGAGGGCATTCTTCTATCACAAGATGATGGTGAAAAGCGGGCAAGTGCCCGATGCTAAGTCGTACGAAAAGCTTAGGGCGATATTGGAAGCAAAagctaaaataaaaaacaggAAAGATCGGAGTGCTATACTTGGTATAGTTAATAGTCAAATGGGTCTGTTGAAGGTTAAGAAGAAAGGCGAGAAAGACGAATTTtggaagaacaagaagaaacaTAAGATTCCTCGTGAGCCATGA
- the LOC126668111 gene encoding probable long-chain-alcohol O-fatty-acyltransferase 5: protein MEGEAKNFIKVWIIATTSLFYCYYISSRLPKGLSRLISLLPVFYLFIVLPLELTTIHLGGITIFFLTWLATTKLFLFAFDHGPLSASLKVFHFIALACLPIKFKSEPKNARENHKNVKNPSDQTLNLILFTIKFILLVIVFHCHKYKNSMHPYVVVILYCLHIYLELEIALAITIIPARVVFGFELEPQFNEPYLATSLQDFWGHRWNLMVTKILRPTVYFPIRQVSLRLIGPKWASLPAVMATFVVSGLIHETIYFYLTRVSPTWEVTWFFILHGICVAIEIIVKKIVKDKWRINRVISGLLTITFVVVTGTWLFLPQLIRNGVVEKVLGEYSMFIDFLKQNLSAILFF from the coding sequence ATGGAAGGAGAAGCCAAGAACTTCATCAAGGTATGGATTATCGCTACAAcaagtttattttattgttattacATATCATCAAGATTACCTAAAGGTCTTTCGAGGCTAATTTCTCTTCTCCCCGTCTTCTACCTCTTTATCGTCCTACCTCTCGAGCTCACCACCATCCACCTCGGCGGTATTACGATCTTCTTTTTGACGTGGCTCGCCACCACGAAGCTCTTCCTTTTTGCTTTTGATCACGGCCCTTTGTCCGCGTCACTAAAGGTTTTTCACTTCATTGCCCTAGCTTGTCTTCCCATAAAATTCAAGTCCGAGCCGAAAAATGCCCGagaaaatcataaaaatgttaaaaatccTTCCGATCAAACCCTAAATTTAATCCTATTCACGATTAAATTCATCCTACTTGTTATTGTATTTCATTGCCATAAGTACAAAAATTCGATGCATCCTTATGTGGTAGTAATTTTATATTGCTTGCACATTTATCTCGAATTAGAAATCGCGCTAGCTATAACTATAATCCCGGCCCGAGTCGTTTTCGGGTTCGAGCTCGAGCCGCAGTTTAATGAGCCTTATCTTGCGACCTCACTACAAGACTTTTGGGGCCATAGGTGGAATCTCATGGTAACTAAAATCCTACGACCTACGGTTTATTTTCCAATACGGCAAGTTTCTCTGCGTTTAATTGGACCAAAGTGGGCCTCACTGCCAGCTGTTATGGCAACATTTGTGGTCTCTGGTTTGATACATGAAACCATTTACTTTTATCTTACACGTGTCAGTCCGACGTGGGAGGTTACATGGTTTTTTATCCTACATGGCATTTGCGTGGCAATTGAGATAATAGTGAAGAAAATTGTGAAAGATAAATGGAGGATAAATCGAGTAATTTCTGGGCTGCTAACAATTACTTTTGTAGTTGTTACTGGGACATGGTTGTTTTTACCGCAGTTAATAAGAAATGGAGTAGTTGAAAAAGTTCTTGGTGAATACTCAATGTTTATTGACTTTCTGAAGCAAAATTTAAGTgctattttattcttttaa
- the LOC130015077 gene encoding pentatricopeptide repeat-containing protein At5g50280, chloroplastic-like, whose protein sequence is MIHYIHNIRAAYQKDFRSKDPTKKQIAVVTYHIDKLALRAGNEKDDDEADTVGCCTLKVANVECISGSHNLKFDFLGKDSIRYENTVEVKPEVYDAIGTFQKGKKQNDDLFDKLELIAHLKELMPGLTEEVFRTYNASITLDEKVEGTKVTFNILVDGFAKQGHYVEARDVISEFGKLGLHPTAMTYNMLMNAYARGGQHSRLPQLMKEMENLNLKADSITYLTMIYAYIRVCDIRRAFLNHKMMVKSGQVPDAKSYEKLRAILEAKAKIKNRKDRSAILGIVNSQMGLLKVKKKGEKDEFWKNKKKQKIPRDP, encoded by the exons atgaTT CATTACATCCACAACATCAGAGCAGCTTATCAAAAGGATTTCAGGAGTAAAGATCCTACAAAGAAGCAAATAGCAGTTGTTACCTATCATATTGATAAGCTAGCTCTTAGGGCGGGTAATGAGAAG GATGATGATGAAGCGGATACTGTTGGTTGTTGTACACTTAAAGTAGCAAATGTAGAGTGTATTTCTGGAAGCCATAATTTAAAG TTTGACTTCCTTGGTAAAGATTCTATTCGATATGAAAACACAGTTGAGGTTAAACCTGAGGTGTATGATGCAATTGGAACCTTTCAAAAGG GTAAAAAGCAAAATGATGATCTTTTTGACAAGTTGGAACTGATTGCGCACTTAAAGGAACTCATGCCTGGTCTTACGGAAGAAGTTTTCCGTACATACAACGCGTCAATTACATTAGATGAAAAAG TTGAGGGAACAAAGGTGACATTCAACATTCTTGTTGATGGATTCGCTAAACAAGGTCACTATGTGGAAGCAAGGGATGTTATATCTGAATTTGGGAAGTTAGGGTTGCATCCAACTGCAATGACATATAACATGCTGATGAATGCTTACGCAAGGGGAGGACAACACTCAAGGCTGCCACAACTAATGAAAGAAATGGAAAATCTCAATCTAAAGGCTGACTCGATCACTTACTTGACTATGATCTATGCATATATTCGTGTTTGTGATATCAGGAGGGCATTCTTGAACCACAAGATGATGGTGAAAAGCGGGCAAGTGCCAGATGCTAAGTCTTACGAAAAGCTTAGGGCGATATTGGAAGCAAAAGCTAAAATAAAGAACAGAAAAGATAGGAGTGCTATACTTGGTATAGTTAATAGTCAAATGGGTCTGTTGAAGGTTAAGAAAAAAGGCGAGAAAGACGAATTCtggaagaacaagaagaaacaGAAGATTCCTCGCGACCCATAA
- the LOC126670525 gene encoding probable long-chain-alcohol O-fatty-acyltransferase 5 codes for MEGDAKSLIKIWSLAIISLCYCYYIVSKIPKGVFRLFSLLPVFYLFVIIPLEFVSLHLIALSTFFFTWLGTFKLLLFSFDQGPLSPLPSQFSTFICLACFPIKPGQNSNIARGSQLYENTKSNQKSNKRACRHKSLTVACVPKPLNVAIKATLLLICFISYNFKHLMHHHVILFIYCVHLYLELEIVLAVSVIPVRALTRFELEPQFDEPYLSTSLQEFWGHRWNLMATNILRPFVYHPIRNLFKGLIGLTLASLIAVLAAFGVSGLMHEVLFFYLTRVNPTGEAMCFFILHGACVAVEVAIKKMVKDKWRLHPNISAGLTFGFVIVTAIWLFYPPIGRSNVAENSIKEFSIWLDILIDKLSN; via the coding sequence atggagggagaTGCTAAAAGCTTGATCAAGATATGGAGTTTAGCTATAATTAGTTTATGTTATTGTTACTATATAGTCTCAAAAATTCCTAAGGGTGTTTTTAGGCTTTTTTCTCTACTCCCTGTATTTTACCTTTTCGTCATTATCCCCTTGGAATTTGTTTCCCTTCATCTTATAGCCCTTTCAACTTTCTTTTTTACTTGGCTTGGCACCTTCAAGCTCCTTCTTTTCTCTTTTGATCAAGGCCCTTTGTCACCTCTCCCATCACAATTTTCCACATTCATTTGCTTAGCTTGCTTTCCCATAAAACCCGGCCAGAATTCGAACATCGCACGAGGCTCCCAGCTTTACGAAAACACAAAATCtaatcaaaaatccaataaacGTGCATGCCGACATAAAAGTTTAACGGTCGCTTGTGTGCCAAAACCACTAAATGTAGCAATTAAAGCAACACTTTtacttatttgttttataagctacaattttaaacatttgatgcATCatcatgtaattttatttatatattgtgTGCACCTCTACCTTGAGTTAGAAATTGTATTAGCCGTATCGGTAATTCCGGTTCGAGCCCTTACTCGATTCGAGCTCGAGCCACAATTCGATGAGCCTTATCTTTCAACTTCACTTCAAGAATTTTGGGGTCATAGATGGAATCTTATGGCTACAAATATTTTGCGACCATTTGTATATCACCCGATAAGAAACTTATTTAAGGGTTTAATTGGACTGACATTGGCCTCTTTGATAGCTGTTCTAGCTGCATTTGGTGTGTCTGGTTTAATGCATGAGgttctatttttttatctaacACGTGTCAATCCGACAGGGGAAGCGATGTGTTTCTTTATCCTACATGGCGCTTGCGTGGCAGTTGAGGTGGCAATAAAGAAAATGGTGAAGGACAAGTGGAGATTACATCCGAATATTTCAGCAGGACTaacctttggttttgtaatTGTTACAGCAATATGGCTGTTTTATCCACCAATAGGAAGGAGTAATGTTGCTGAAAATTCTATAAAAGAATTCTCAATTTGGTTAGATATACTCATAGATAAATTAAGCAATTaa
- the LOC126667313 gene encoding abscisic acid and environmental stress-inducible protein-like yields MARSNAFNLLLGLIFIGVLLISSQVSARELAESTVAQDNAQVSGYGHGGYDHRHGGYGHRHGGYRNRHGHGGRHHGKPGHGGHPKTDVEN; encoded by the exons ATGGCACGCTCGAACGCTTTTAATCTCCTCCTCGGTCTTATTTTTATCGGTGTTCTTCTCATTTCTTCTCAAGTCTCAGCTCGCGAACTTGCTGAAAGTACCGTGGCTC aGGACAATGCACAAGTTTCCGGGTATGGGCACGGTGGATATGACCATCGACATGGCGGATACGGGCATAGGCATGGTGGATACCGGAATAGACATGGCCACGGAGGACGCCACCATGGAAAGCCGGGTCATGGTGGTCACCCTAAAACTGAtgttgaaaattaa
- the LOC126670018 gene encoding cold and drought-regulated protein CORA-like, with translation MARSNIFNLIALAFIGVLLIASLVSACELADNTVAQDNAQVSGYGHGRYDHGHGGYGHGHGGYRNGHGHGGRHRGRPGHGGHPKTEVEN, from the exons ATGGCACGCTCAAACATTTTTAATCTCATTGCTCTTGCTTTTATTGGTGTTCTTCTCATTGCTTCTCTCGTCTCAGCTTGCGAACTTGCTGATAATACCGTAGCTC agGACAATGCACAGGTTTCCGGGTATGGGCACGGCCGATATGACCACGGACATGGTGGATATGGGCATGGGCACGGTGGATATAGAAATGGGCATGGTCACGGAGGCCGACACCGTGGAAGGCCTGGTCACGGTGGTCACCCTAAAACTGAAGTTGAAAATTAA